One Pyrofollis japonicus DNA window includes the following coding sequences:
- a CDS encoding helix-turn-helix domain-containing protein produces MEPGLLADTFYRKVLMAKQVPYEFDPQRLRCVLKCIFSLSEEEAQVLAYLITNERGGIAKDIANDLGRNPEVVRRALRSLYARSLVIRRPYPLRRGGRAYLYQAPLELVKNIAGICEKIAMLEKTVTRKT; encoded by the coding sequence GTGGAACCCGGCTTATTAGCAGACACATTCTATAGGAAGGTCTTAATGGCAAAGCAAGTTCCTTACGAATTCGACCCGCAAAGGCTTCGTTGTGTCCTTAAGTGCATATTCTCGCTAAGCGAGGAAGAGGCCCAAGTACTAGCCTATCTCATAACTAATGAGCGTGGGGGTATAGCTAAGGATATAGCGAATGACCTTGGCAGGAACCCGGAGGTAGTTAGGCGCGCTCTTCGCAGCCTATATGCACGCTCACTTGTAATTCGTAGACCGTATCCTCTGAGAAGGGGTGGCCGCGCTTACCTTTACCAAGCACCCCTAGAACTTGTAAAGAATATTGCAGGAATTTGTGAGAAAATAGCTATGCTTGAAAAAACTGTTACGCGGAAAACATAG
- the lysS gene encoding lysine--tRNA ligase, with product MHWIDALAKWLEEKLKKRGKEVYVFNGGLSVSGLQHVGRLRGEVIIPETVRRILSSKGIKVKQYLTLYTQDAWKGKESQLRAFPNPEEARKYTGWPLIRVPDPYGELSSWVERFWLDFGPYLHEFTDGQIEVVSTTDMYRGKLKEFVKEVLRRRDEVRKVINKYRGRKPYPEGWIPFEPICSRCGRIDTTEATEIDMDNEKVKYQCKHCGNVGWAPITEGKLNWRIEWVGVWWFLGVDFEPYGKDHATPGGSRDSANELAQLFKVEPPEGIPYEWVALRKPNGEEADMSSSDFVGFTPREWIEVAHPEVLRFLMLRTPPMRKISLGLHEVPNYYSLYYKAERIYYGVETTGRPEEELLLKRSYELSYVREQPPDSMPAQPPYTHVAILAQILPEDTWEKEAIKRLQHSGHMPEKPSSFDIRRLLTLLPRAKKWAQLYAPEYMKVRILEQLDENIAKKIPKPYREKLQRLGEVLEALEEWDEERIKEKLIEFTRDWDNKTRREFYKYFYIVLTGKESGPRAAPLLALLDKNFVIDRLKSIK from the coding sequence ATAATTCCGGAAACGGTTAGAAGGATACTCTCCTCTAAGGGAATCAAGGTAAAACAATACTTGACTCTCTACACGCAGGATGCATGGAAAGGAAAAGAGAGTCAGCTAAGGGCTTTCCCGAACCCAGAGGAGGCCAGGAAGTATACTGGTTGGCCACTAATACGTGTCCCGGATCCCTATGGCGAGCTAAGCAGTTGGGTTGAGAGATTCTGGCTAGACTTCGGCCCCTACTTGCACGAGTTTACTGACGGCCAAATAGAGGTCGTGTCAACAACCGACATGTATAGAGGCAAGCTAAAAGAGTTCGTGAAAGAGGTTTTGCGTAGACGAGACGAGGTGCGCAAGGTCATCAACAAGTATCGGGGGAGAAAGCCTTACCCCGAAGGCTGGATACCCTTTGAGCCAATATGTTCGCGGTGCGGAAGAATAGATACAACTGAAGCTACGGAAATTGATATGGATAATGAGAAGGTAAAGTATCAGTGCAAGCACTGCGGTAATGTTGGCTGGGCGCCGATAACAGAGGGGAAGCTGAATTGGAGAATAGAATGGGTTGGTGTGTGGTGGTTCCTCGGCGTAGACTTTGAACCATATGGAAAGGATCATGCTACACCGGGTGGAAGCCGAGATAGTGCCAACGAGCTTGCGCAGCTCTTTAAAGTTGAGCCACCAGAGGGCATTCCATATGAATGGGTAGCGCTGCGCAAGCCCAACGGCGAAGAAGCAGACATGAGTAGCAGTGATTTCGTAGGATTTACTCCTCGTGAATGGATCGAGGTTGCTCACCCAGAAGTGCTCAGATTCCTAATGCTCAGGACGCCGCCGATGAGGAAGATAAGCCTAGGATTACACGAAGTACCAAACTACTATAGCCTCTACTACAAGGCCGAACGAATATACTATGGGGTTGAGACCACCGGGCGTCCCGAAGAAGAACTATTGCTGAAGAGAAGCTATGAGCTAAGTTATGTACGCGAGCAGCCTCCAGACAGCATGCCTGCTCAGCCACCCTATACGCATGTAGCCATACTAGCACAAATATTGCCTGAGGACACCTGGGAAAAGGAGGCAATTAAGCGCCTACAGCACAGCGGCCATATGCCCGAGAAACCATCATCTTTCGATATTAGGAGACTGTTAACACTTCTACCTCGTGCGAAGAAATGGGCTCAGCTCTATGCCCCAGAGTATATGAAGGTTAGGATTTTAGAGCAATTGGATGAGAACATTGCCAAGAAGATACCTAAGCCTTATCGTGAGAAGCTACAACGTTTAGGTGAAGTGCTCGAGGCGCTTGAGGAATGGGATGAGGAGAGAATAAAGGAAAAGCTTATAGAGTTTACGCGGGACTGGGACAATAAGACGAGAAGAGAGTTCTATAAATACTTCTACATAGTGCTTACCGGTAAAGAGAGCGGGCCAAGAGCTGCGCCTCTGTTAGCTCTGCTGGACAAAAACTTTGTAATAGATCGTTTAAAGAGTATCAAGTAA
- the speE gene encoding polyamine aminopropyltransferase produces the protein MHQLKDVLLLYQYSGPLSTIYYIEDIIYKTKSKYQEIIIAKLKEFGKSLILDGLIQSTEYDEYIYHEALVHPSMILHPSPEHVLVLGGGEGATLREVLRHNTVQRAVMVDIDKEVIEVSKKYLPEWHQGAFEDRRSEIVVMDGFKYVEEAASKGEKFDVIIMDLTDPYGSEIAAHLYNVDAFKLLSKVLSNDGVLVTQAGCSSLFPKEFKQVYESAKKVFKYVYEYVAWVPSFAYMNSFIIASNRFDALGISPNTVEKRIKDRELKTRYFNSRRYFAMFWLAS, from the coding sequence ATGCATCAGCTAAAGGACGTGCTCCTACTCTACCAGTATAGCGGCCCCCTATCAACCATCTACTATATCGAGGACATAATATATAAGACAAAGTCGAAGTACCAAGAGATAATCATAGCCAAGCTCAAGGAATTTGGCAAGTCGCTCATACTTGACGGTCTAATACAGAGCACCGAGTACGACGAATACATATACCACGAAGCACTGGTTCATCCATCAATGATACTCCATCCAAGCCCTGAACACGTACTCGTACTCGGCGGAGGAGAGGGCGCAACCTTACGAGAAGTCTTAAGGCATAACACAGTCCAGAGAGCAGTAATGGTTGACATTGATAAAGAGGTCATTGAGGTTTCCAAAAAATACTTGCCTGAATGGCATCAAGGTGCTTTTGAGGATAGGAGGTCAGAAATAGTCGTAATGGATGGCTTTAAATACGTTGAAGAAGCAGCCTCAAAAGGAGAGAAATTCGACGTAATCATAATGGATCTAACTGATCCCTACGGCTCCGAAATAGCTGCACATCTCTATAACGTGGACGCATTTAAACTGCTCAGCAAAGTCCTCAGCAATGACGGTGTGTTAGTAACACAAGCTGGCTGCTCGTCACTATTTCCAAAAGAATTTAAACAAGTATACGAATCCGCTAAGAAAGTATTCAAATACGTCTACGAATACGTTGCATGGGTTCCATCATTTGCGTACATGAATAGCTTCATAATCGCAAGCAACAGATTTGACGCACTAGGAATTAGCCCTAATACAGTTGAGAAAAGGATCAAAGATAGAGAGTTAAAAACGCGCTACTTTAACTCAAGGCGCTATTTTGCTATGTTCTGGCTCGCCTCGTAA